In one window of Porites lutea chromosome 8, jaPorLute2.1, whole genome shotgun sequence DNA:
- the LOC140945487 gene encoding histamine H2 receptor-like yields MTNSSTTSQTQEDLKQIIQIYLGSHIASGVFLVVVTLVTALGNGLLLLAIWKDPFKTFRTPNTFFVIGLAVADFLTGITACPLTAFQHIGLYISVKRRDSSIIPSLQKAGHFAHFTSAATMNSSYIILLLFTWSQFTAINFPFKHKVLVTKSRVIASVILTWVYTVMFAILSASRVAETAFLKMDLYFHTTGSLLLLNVGYFCLYRAFKTQMRRLHSWKANHFLGKGQGVHRNNRRERQFTIVNLLLLTFVISCTLPVTVFFYLQYHWKDLKRLELLRLHLAGLFSADVLFLKFALDPLIYAWRLAQYRRALKSLLVCRRQRIHIDGVISLSVGNHTLASRRVRKQSHSRSRARVREERRSCEERWRKPGSERPNLSTLKP; encoded by the coding sequence ATGACGAACTCCTCAACTACTTCGCAAACTCAAGAAGACTTGAAGCAAATCATCCAGATATATCTTGGTTCGCATATCGCATCAGGAGTTTTTCTTGTTGTAGTAACTTTAGTAACAGCCCTGGGGAATGGCCTTCTACTGCTCGCGATTTGGAAGGATCCGTTTAAAACTTTCCGCACACCAAATACGTTTTttgtgattggcttagccgtcgCTGACTTTCTCACAGGTATTACAGCATGTCCGTTAACCGCTTTTCAGCACATTGGTCTTTACATTAGTGTAAAAAGGCGAGATTCATCGATTATTCCATCACTTCAAAAAGCAGGACATTTTGCTCATTTCACTTCCGCAGCCACAATGAACAGCTCTTACATAATTCTGCTGTTGTTTACTTGGAGTCAATTTACAGCGATAAACTTCCCCTTCAAGCACAAAGTGCTTGTTACGAAGAGTCGAGTTATAGCAAGTGTGATCTTAACTTGGGTGTACACGGTAATGTTTGCCATTTTGTCGGCAAGCAGAGTGGCAGAAACGGCCTTCCTAAAAATGGACTTGTACTTCCACACGACTGGAAGTCTTTTGTTACTGAACGTAGGGTACTTTTGTTTATACAGAGCATTCAAAACCCAGATGAGGAGACTGCACTCTTGGAAAGCCAACCACTTTTTGGGCAAAGGGCAAGGTGTTCATAGAAATAACAGAAGAGAGAGACAATTTACTATCGTCAATCTTTTACTGCTTACATTTGTTATCTCTTGCACCCTCCCTGTAACAGTCTTTTTCTACTTGCAGTATCACTGGAAGGATCTAAAAAGGCTTGAATTATTAAGGCTTCACCTTGCAGGTTTGTTCTCCGCGGATGTGTTGTTCCTTAAGTTTGCTCTTGATCCTCTCATCTACGCTTGGCGGCTGGCGCAATATAGAAGAGCATTGAAGTCTTTGCTTGTCTGTAGACGGCAGAGGATTCACATCGACGGAGTGATTTCCCTTTCAGTAGGCAATCATACGTTGGCATCTCGCCGGGTGAGAAAGCAGAGTCACAGTAGATCAAGAGCACGCGTGAGGGAAGAGCGACGAAGTTGCGAAGAACGATGGCGGAAGCCCGGGTCCGAGCGCCCCAATCTCTCCACCTTAAAaccataa